The following are encoded together in the Mesoterricola sediminis genome:
- a CDS encoding rhomboid family intramembrane serine protease: protein MNPFVLRAGAWAEPWRLWTCHAVHFDAVHAGLNLAALAVPFLLVRDRGRLARGLLVAAPVLALLLLPAIGPGTYRGASGLACTAWAAAGLGLLGDRRRRGEGLALCGLLVGKLAWEAFRGAAWLPGGEGWTALPAAHLWGAALGGLLAGVDRFRRRGGVLDRSNN from the coding sequence GTGAACCCCTTCGTCCTGCGCGCGGGCGCCTGGGCCGAGCCCTGGCGCCTGTGGACCTGCCACGCCGTCCATTTCGACGCCGTCCACGCCGGCCTGAACCTGGCCGCGCTGGCGGTCCCCTTCCTGCTGGTTCGGGACCGCGGGCGCCTGGCCCGGGGCCTCCTCGTGGCGGCCCCGGTCCTGGCCCTCCTCCTCCTGCCCGCCATCGGGCCGGGCACGTACCGGGGCGCTTCGGGCCTGGCCTGCACCGCCTGGGCGGCAGCGGGCCTCGGCCTCCTGGGGGACCGGCGGCGCCGGGGGGAGGGCCTCGCCCTCTGCGGCCTCCTGGTCGGAAAGCTGGCCTGGGAGGCCTTCCGGGGTGCCGCTTGGCTGCCAGGCGGCGAGGGTTGGACGGCCCTTCCGGCGGCCCACCTCTGGGGGGCGGCCCTGGGAGGCCTCCTGGCCGGGGTGGACCGCTTCCGGCGGCGGGGCGGCGTGCTTGACAGGAGTAATAATTAA